In Aedes albopictus strain Foshan chromosome 3, AalbF5, whole genome shotgun sequence, the following are encoded in one genomic region:
- the LOC109415316 gene encoding glutathione S-transferase D4-like, with protein sequence MPITLYYSKMSPPARSVLLLIQELGLTGIQLKEVDVQGGETRTEEFLKMNPEHTIPTLDDNGFYLWESRAILTYLVDAYRPGHDLYPNIPREKAQINRVLHHELSAFNPKTLRQMIPIYRRETSVVTDEMKAKMHEGLTNLELFLVRNDWFAGENVTVADLCVLPTISSMVHAGFDLSQYPRLAAWYDNCKVLKGYEEDQAVAQQVGAYFKSLVTEGM encoded by the exons ATGCCAATTACGTTGTACTACTCAAAGATGAGCCCTCCGGCTCGATCCGTTCTGCTGCTCATCCAGGAGCTGGGTCTAACTGGAATTCAG CTAAAGGAGGTGGACGTCCAGGGCGGTGAAACTCGAACCGAGGAGTTTCTCAAGATGAACCCGGAGCATACGATCCCGACGTTGGACGACAATGGATTCTACCTGTGGGAATCCCGTGCCATCCTAACCTACCTGGTGGATGCCTACCGTCCGGGACACGACCTCTATCCGAACATCCCCAGAGAAAAGGCCCAAATCAATCGAGTCTTGCACCATGAGTTGTCGGCTTTCAATCCAAAAACTCTGCGCCAAATGATTCCCATCTACCGGCGAGAAACGTCGGTTGTCACCGATGAGATGAAGGCCAAGATGCACGAGGGGCTCACCAATTTGGAACTATTCCTGGTCCGTAACGATTGGTTCGCTGGGGAGAACGTCACCGTGGCAGATCTTTGCGTGCTACCGACGATTTCTTCGATGGTG CACGCCGGGTTTGACCTGTCGCAGTATCCACGGTTGGCCGCTTGGTACGACAACTGCAAGGTTCTCAAGGGGTACGAAGAGGACCAGGCGGTGGCCCAACAGGTTGGAGCGTATTTTAAGTCACTCGTGACCGAGGGAATGTAA